The Pseudanabaena sp. PCC 6802 genomic interval ATCGCGGCCTTGTCCATCAAGCCCTTAAACCGCTCCGTTGGCAGATCTGGGAACAGGCAATCCACCTTCTCCGCAAATTCCACTAAATCCTTAGACCCCGCCAATAGCTTCAGCGCATCGTTTTCCGCAAACTGAGGCGCGGTCGGAATTGCGCGATTGTCTGCGTTCGGCGGCAAATCCGACAACGTTGTCGGATTTGGAGCGGGCGGCTCGGGCTTAGGAATCTCCTCAAAATCCTCACCATAAATCTCGCGCACCGATTCCAAGCTGCGGCGAAAGCCCATGTCGAACAGGAGTTTGTCCGTAGCAGCGATAGAGGCCACGTCTTCCTCTTCCTCCGTTTTCCGCCACACCTGCGGCGGTTTCGCGTTAGGGAAATTCCAGAAGCACAGCCTTTTTGCCAGCACCTCGGTGTTGAAAGAGCCGCAGATCAGATCGGCATCGCCCTTCACCACCCGATCGCCCACATCCTGGTGTACCTGCGCCTGCGATAGTGAGGAGCCAGAGTCCGTGGTCATGGTTTGCGACAAGATAATCTTGCTAATCGCTTCGTTGCACTTGTCGTAGAGCGCGGCGTAGTCGGCGGTACCAGAACGACTCGCCTCGACCAACTCGATCAGGTAGCCCTGAGTCTTGGTGAAAGCAGCGCCAGCTCGGATTGACTGCGCCAACTTCATGCCTTTCGCTTTCTCCTCCGGCCCCGCACCCACGGGCAGCTCCACCCCCGGTGTGGGTTGAGCGAATCTTTCTAGATAGGTGAGCCAATGCTGCAAATCTCCACGCTTAATCGCTACTGGCAGAGCCAGCCAATGCGCTAGCCCCAGGCCGTGCGGTTCGTCCGAGTTGTCCGCGCCCGTACAAAAGTGCCAACGGCGCGACCAGTGCAGTTCTTCGCCGTCGAACGCGTTCTCAAAAGTAATCAGGCGTGGCTCGAAATCTTGATTAAAGCCAAATCGACTGCGGTTGCGCACCCGAATACCACCTTTGAGCGGATCGAGAGTCCAGTAGCTGCCATCTGCCCGCAACATCAACTCGCCAAACGAGAATCCGTAAAAAGTGCCCCACAGCATTTCTTCCGTGATGCGATCGAAATCGATCGACGGCAACAGTTCGTCGCGCACCCAATCCGCCGCCTTGAGATCCTCGCTACTTTCGCCGCCAGCCACCACCTCGATCTCGCAGGACTTTACCGCCGAGATGCGCGACTGCATGCAGGCGTAGACCTGATCGTCGCGCTTGATCTCTTCGTAGTACTTCAGATCGCCGCCGCCCTTGATATTCAGGATCTCATCCTGACTTGGCAGCAATCCTGGATTCAAATAACCGCGCGTGATGTCCTTCGCGATCGGCGCAATCTCGACATCGGCAAGCGGCTTCTTTTCAGCTTCGGTTAGATCCGCCATCTAGAAAAACCCCGCTAGCAATGGTTCGGTTTGTCGCTCCCAAGCAATCTCGAAGTCCAGTGGCCCCGGATTACCGCTGGCAGCGTAGATAGCCAAAAAACAAGCCCATGCGCGATCGGCGTGACCCGCGCTATCGGAGTCGGCTTCAAAGCGAATACTGCCCATCGCGGTCGTCACTTTCCGCAGCTTGTGCAGGTCATTGCGGATCTCGGGGTCGCCCATAGGATTGCGAATCTTGCGATCCTCAAAAGCCTGTTTGCCGAGCGTGGCAAGATTCTGCTTGTTCGTCGCCGTAAAGAGTACGCCTTCTACGCGGCTTTCACCGTGGCGGCGTTGCGCGTCCTCGGTTGGCTTCTCGCCCATGCCCGTTTGATCCATCGCCCACCGCACGATTTTGTAGTGCTTGAATAGCTCGTCCATCACCGCATCCTGCTCGGCAAACGTAGCGCGTTTCAGTGCCACAATCTCCCGCGTCCACAGCACGTCGCCCACTTGCTCCAGCACCCACGCTACCCACAGGTCGTTGCGGCGGGCGATGTCGTTGCCCACAAAGCAAGGACCGCCCTGATAGAGATCGCTAAAACCTGCGCCCTCGTGTTCGCACGCGCTAATCAAGTCGTAACTGAGCCAGGCACTGGCTTCGTCCAGCCACTGAAGTTCAAATTCCTGCGCCCAACCGTCAGGGTCGTTGAGGGCACGGCGCAAGCCTTCCACATCGCGCGGCAAGCCCTGGCGCACCGCTTCGTAAATATCGACGACATGCTTGCTCCAGGCATCGTCGCTGGCGGTCATCAGATCGTAAAACTTATTGCCCTTGCCGTTGGGTGTGGAAACGACGCGCAGCCGATGTCCGGCGCTAATCACCGGGAACAGGGCTTGCCAAATCTTCCTGGAGTCCTGATGGAAAGCAAATTCATCCAGGAACACACTGGCACTAAAACCGCGTGCCGTATCGGGATTAGCGGGCAATGCCGTAATCCTGCTACCGCCTGGCATCGTTACTTCCAGCGCCTTAAAACTGCCCTCATATTCATATTCCAGCGCCTCGAATCCCATCTGAAACGCCTTCAGGTGGCGCTTCACGCCCTCGTCCATCGCTTCCTTCGCCTGGCGCTCGCCGCGACTGAGGATTACCCAGCGCTCCTTTCTGCCGATCGCTTCCGCTTCCATACACCGCATCACGATTTCCAGCGTACTGGTGAAAGTCTTTCCGGTTTGGCGAGCGAACATGCCAATCTTAAAGCGACTCTCATCTTGCAGCCACTTTTGCTGGTAAGGGTAAAGGGTAATCGCCGGGCTAGAAGAGGCCATAGATTTCCTCCTTCACCCGCTTCAGCGTCGCCGCGTCAATGCTTTTGGCACTGGATTCAAGCTGGGTAAATTTTGCTTCGATCTTCGCCTTCACCTCAGCTTTATATCTCAGCACCGAGATGTCGGCGCGGTTGATGTCCGCTACAGCTCGCGCCAGCTTCACCGGATCGGCCTCAGATTCCGCATCCATCAGCAGGTCGTAAAGTTTGTTTTGCACCAGGGCAGATAAAGCCCTGCCCATTACAGGCGTGTCTCCTGCCGCCTCTGCGATCGCGACCGCCTGGTCAGTCGCCACCGAAATTGCGTCCAGGTGCTTCTGCAACTTCTGTCCGTGTCGGTGTACCGCGCTGCGGCTGATCTGAAAGCCTTGCGCTTGCAGCCAGTCGGTTAGCTCGGTGTAGTTAGAGAAGCGGCTTTCGCGCAGTCGCTTCTCAAGCTCCGACTTAACTTCTTCCGGCAGCATCGCCACGCTGGATCGATCCACTACACCAGCCCCCAGTTCTTCGCAGGTCGAGCGATTGAGGGCGGCGCTTCGCAGTTGTATTCCACTAGATCGGTGAGCTTATTGGTGCGTACTGCCAGCACGCTTTCGTCAATTAAAGTCTCCAGGGTGCAATATCCCGCACTAGCGAGATATTGCACCATCTCGCGTACTTCGTTGTCACTCAAGCCGCTCTTCATGTCGCGGGCGATCGCCCTAAACACCTTTTCGGATACGCCGATGTCGCGCCCGTTCCTAAGCGCCAAGCAAAAAGTCCATCGCAGTTCTCTCTTCCGGATATCGTCCAGAGCGCTACTCATGTTGTTTTGTTCTCGTCAGTATAAAAAAAACTTCATCCATCCTGCGATGCACTGCGTCAACTTTCCCCTCCAGTACCGCTGCGTTGCGGACGTAGTCCTCTTGCGGCACGTAGCGGTTGGCTTCCGCCCGCAGCTCCACCACTTGCTCCTTGACTTCCTCAATGCGATCGTCAAAATCGCGGCTCATATACTTCAGGCTTCCTTCCAGGGCTTTCCGGTGCTCTTCCGCTTTATCGAACTGGGAATCGATCTGCCCGATCGCTCGACCGAGAAACCACCTGATCAGCCCATAGGAAATCCCGGTAATCCCAGTCACTGCGCCGATCAAAATCCAGTCCCAGGTCAGGCCGCTGCTAGTCGGCGACGCTGGGGGCGCTGTCGGAATCTGCACTATCGTCGCGGAAGTTTTCACAAAGCCACTCTGCTCCTATTTCTACTGCCAGCGATCGCGCCAGCATCCGCCAGTACCTGCACGGAATATAGTGCGTAGATTGTATACTGCGCCCCTCCCTTCGGCTCACGGCGGCAAGCCAAGCTTGCACCCGTTCGCCGCGCCAGGTAAGGCCGAGTTGCTCCAGCGCTACTTCCACGAAAGCGCGAGCGTCCGATATATCTTCTGCTAACAAAAAAATAAGGGGGCGAATCGCCCCCAGTCCGTGTCACAAACCAACCAACTGCAAACCGCAAATCTATGCTACGGGTTCCGGCGCGGGGGCGGGTTCGTAAATCCCAACAACATTATCAATCGCCGTCTGAACCCCCGCCATCTCGCCAGCAAAATCCTGGGTCAGCTCTAGCTCGGCAATCCGAGTATTTAAAGCATCAATCGCGGCAGATAGACCCGCCAGGGCTTCGGTCACCTGGACTCTTTCTGCGGAAATAGTCGTATTTAGCTCTTCCAGCTTAGCGTTTAGTTCTTCGCGTGTAGCCATTGTTTTTTCGATTACCTCTAGTTTTACTTTGACGTCTCGCAGTGCGCCGAGAGCAGCGACTAGCTCGACCAACAATTGGAGCAACATTCTCGTCTCCGCAAAATCGCAGCGTAGATTATATACCGCGTTCGCCAAGTGATTTTTCGATCGCACCAAAATCCCGCTTCGCCAATTGCGCGAACAGCGCCTGCTGCCCGAGGTATAGCAGGTGCAGATCCTTGAGCAGTTTCCTGGCGCTTTCGAGGTCAACACCTTCTACTTGCTGGCAAAATAGCGCGTGCGCGAATTCTTTCTCCGGCGACAAATCACTCATAAACTTCCGCTCCTACTCGTTTGCACCAAGCCTTCAGTCCCTCGATCGCGGGTCTTGCCGCTTCGTAGGTGACTATCCAGTCGATCGACTCAACGCCCGTTTGCTTTTTCAGCCAGGCGTTCAACCCCTTGCGCGTCCCGTCGCACGCGCCAGCGTCGCGTAGCAGGTACCAGAGTTTCCAGATCTTCTTCTGCTCGCGCGAGTTTTCGATCTGGCGCGACAATTTACTCCGCTTCACCTTCGGCATCCAGCCCTTCGCCCGAAACGAGTTCAGCACTGCATTTAGCTCGGAAAGGCCCATGCCTGCCGTGGATTCCTTGCGAGTCAGCGAAGCCAGAATCGTGCGATACGCTTCGTCGCTCAGGCCGAGATCGGCTTTGGCGATATGCACCAGAGCCTTCAGTCGGTTTGTTACGCTTTTCGGGGGCAAACTACTCATCGTTTTCTCCCTCCTGTTCATAGCCAAAAGCGCGATCGAAAGCATCTATTGAAGCTTCGCCGACAAATTTTAAAAAATCAAAGAGCGCTTCGTCGATAGCGCGTAACGCCGTCACAGCAATCCCAAGTGGTGTCAGAAGGAGGGTCAGCATCGCCAAAACCAGCCAGAGGAAGAAGCTGCAGACCACCTCCAGGGTTCGCAATAGCCAATCAGGAATTCGATTCATCTTGAGCGACCTCCTCGGCATTAAGTGCTGCCAGCCTCCTGAGCGCGAATCGGCGCGAAACTTCCCTGAGAGCCGGATTGTAGGCTTGTCGCCTGTAGTGCTCCGCCAGCTCGTGCTTCAGGCTATTGTTCATGCTATCTCCCCTCGGGTACGTCGTGTTTTCAATCAGTCTCTTCGCCATCATTTTCCTCCCTATCTTCTTCAAACTCTTGCAGCGCAGCCAGTGCCTCGATCATTGCCCCGAACTGTTCGCCTTCGCACAGGTAGTAGCCCGTGTCGAGATCCACCGAGTGCTCGACTGCGGCGATCGCACTGGCGGCGACATCGCACAGGTAATCGCGCCAGGTCTTCACGGCTTCCATATAAACTCCTCAGCACTCTGCATGCCCGGAGCGCTAAGCCTGATATCAAAAATCGCATCGTAAATCTGGCGACGCGATTCTTCCTCGCCGTCGCGCAAGTAGGCGACGCGCCCGACAAGACGGTAAACCTTGTGAACGTAGGCTCCCATGAGGCCAAAGGCTTCCGCTCTTTGCTTGCTGGAAAAGAAGTCGAGCGGCAAAATAAACAGGCAGCGCCCGCTATGCTTTATCAAAGCCAGGCAGTGTGCCAAAATTGGCAGGGCTTTCGAGAAAGGCAAATTGCCGATCGCCACATCGTAAGTACAAAAATCCGTACAGGTCAAAATGTCGGCGTTACGCCACAAGTTCACTTTGTCCAGTAGTCCCTCCTCATAGCGGGCTTTATCAATTTCGTAGCAGACAGATCCTTCAGGTAGCCAGGCTGCAATCTGCCCCGTACCTGCGGTTGGCTCCAGTATCTTTTCCTCCTCCGGCTCTAGTAGAAGCGAAATTTCTTTAGCCAGCCAGCCTGGAGTCTCCCAATTGTCGGGATTCCAGTCATCTTTCTGTTCTGATTTTTTGGGCTTCAGCAGCGCTTTTGCCAGTTTCAGCGTCACCTCTCGATCTTGGGCTACCTCAATCGCGCTCTCCAGTACTTCATCGGGAGTACTGGGCGCGGTCAACAGGTAAAGTGCAGATGGCTGGATTTGCAAACCCGACAACGTTGTCGGATTTAGCCTTCTCGCCACCTGCATAAATCGCTGTGCCATGCGCTCGTCCCAGTCGAGTTCGCGTTTCATCCAGGCCAGAAACTCGCCGTGTTCGACCCGCTCCTTTACCTCCAGTAACATCGCGCCCACCGAGGCGATCGCGTAGGGAATGCGCTTCACCGTATTGCGGATTTCTTGGGCGCGATCGCGCAGGAAATCGCTGCTGTCGTCAACGACTTCAGACTCGACTACCTCCACTTCTCGCGCTTCTAGGGTCAAAATTTCCTCCATTCGCTAACCTCCAATCTTATTTTTCTCAACCATCTCGCGCAGGCGCTTCAGGTTTGCCTGCCTCTGTTCCGGCGTTATCGCAGCAGTAGACACATCTCGATCGCCCACAACTCCAGCACCATCACTACACCCAGCAACAAGATCGCCAGCCATAGCGATGCCCGTGCCGAGCTTATCTTTGCGTTTTGCCTCATATGCCTCCCACTGCAAAGTCACCAGTTCAAATCTTTCCAGGGCGAAGAAACCCTTATTAATCCAGGCTTTCGCGTCGGTTACGCCGTGCGGCTGCTTGCGCACCTCCAGGTAGCGGCAAATCCAGCGCACGAAGTCCGGATCGAAATCGAAGAGCCTGGCGCTTACCTGCCACGGTTGCAGGCTGGCACCACTGCGAAACCTGGCAGCCATAGGATCGAATGTCATCGACAACCTCCTTGTTGCGTCAAAAACAACGAAATCGCCGCCGTCACCGCTCGCTCGGTATCCCATTCGGGGCGGGAATCGACGAAGCGGCGCAGCCGATCCCTCAGATCTTTAGGAATCTCCAAAATAATCGGCACCACTTCCGCAGGCGGCATGGGCGCGGAGCTGCCAACTGGTAGCCGTAGCTGCCCGACCAGATCTGGCATCGCTCGCTGCGCGATCGCCTTATCCACCTTTAGCCCGTGAAACGAGCGCCCGCGCAACAGCTTGCGCGTCGCCGCCAGCTCCTCTGGCGTTACCGCCCAGTAGTAACCCCAACTCGAATGTGACGCAATCGGGTAGCCCTCCAGGCGCAACTGCACCACGATTTCGCGGATATTGCGATCGTCCGTGCCGTAGCGACAGCGGCGGTTGGAGATTAACTCGCAAATTTCAGCAGCTTTCAGCGCGTTGCTCGCGCCCTGGTGAGCAAAAAGCAAATCGCGAACGGAATCTAGATCCACAGGAGGCATGGTTAACCTCCCCTGGGCGGATGACAGTACTCAAGCAGCCACTCAAAGACCTCCAGCAATTCTGGCGGCAAAACCTCGCTATCCAAATCCACCGCAATCAGGAGTCCGCCACGCAAAGGCTTCTCTCCTCTGCGAGGAGAGAAGCCTTGAACCTCCGCGAGCTGCATACAGATACCGGGCTTCTTCCCAGACGCGACCACGAGGTGCTCGTAAGCAGTTTTAGAATACTCGGTAAGAAAATTTGTCCGCTCTTTTTTCACGATTACACCTCCCCAACCAGGTGCCACATAAACTGTCCCGATTCGGCGAAGGCTTGCACGGTCGCCATCTGCTCGCGGCTCGCAAACTGCACTTCCGCGACTTCGGCGGCATAGTAGATCTCGATTACACCGAAGTCCTCTTCCGGCTCTGCCAGGGTACGCACGGGCACCTCCGAGCCGCAGATCGTGAGGCGTAGCGCCTCCAACCGCACTGCCTCGTTTTTAGCGCCCACCAGAAAATCAAAGATATTTACCGCGCTGTCGTTCTTGAAACTAGCGACGCATACCGCGTTGCGCCAATCTACAAAAGCTAGATCCAGCCACGATTGCTTGCGCCGCCCCCACCGTTCGCCCTCGTCCCAGCGGTAGGCAAATGGTTGGGCGATCAGCTTCTCAGCGGTAGCGTAGCTGCCCACATAAAACTGGCCGTCGCTACCGTCGAAGCGATAGCGGATCGACCCCTGCGCTTCGTAAATCACACCGTCCGGCTTGGCGGTACGGGCATACTCCGGCACGTTTAAAGTCGATAGATTCATTCTTTTTAACCTCCAATAAGTTTCTCTAAATCCTTTGCGGCGCTCCTTCTCTACCAGGCCGCGCCTGTGCATCAAGCCCAACGTCTGGCCGATGCGTCGGCGCGCCCTGTCCTTATCCGCGAATGGCAGCGCGTCCACAATTGCAGTCGTTGACTGCCATTCGCCCGTCAGCAGCCCTTTCAGGCAATCGCGCCCGTAGCATTCCCTCTCCACCTTGCCAACCACCCCATCCACCAGGGGCAGGGGATTGGCAAGGCCCCAATCGCGCAGATTTCGCTCCACTACCAGGCGGTTGTGCGCCGCCAGTAGCTCGGGATTTCGCAGCTCGAAACTCTTGCCGCGCCCCTGGCCAAAATCTACGGATTTAGGTTTATGCATATGCCAGGAACTCCTCCTCCGGCTTGAGGTCGAGGGCTTTTAGCGAATCCGCGAACGCCTTGGCATGTTCGGCGCTCGTAAAACAAAAACGGTGTAGGCTGCTATCCATAGACACTCCACCCAGGTACAGGGCAAAAAATTCCAACTCCTGGCGGGTTGTCAGAGGGCTTTGCCCCAGGTCGTGCACCGAAATTACGTGCGTCGCGCCTTCCAGGGCGGTCTGTCGTTTTCTCCACTCGTCGAGCCAGCTCATGCCGCACCTCCTACTAAAAAAGCTAGTTCTTGGATCTCAAACCTCGTTGCGCCAGCCGCGTCACGCACTTCCCTTGGCTGCCACCCCTGCCGTGCGGCAAAGGCATGAATCTCGCTCAGCAGCATCAAAATCGCGCGATCGGTACAGCGAATTACCACCTTCTGGTTGTAGGTTTGCCAATCCGGCGCGCCTGAAGCGATTAGCTGTGCTAGAGTTTCAACTTCAGCGTTCTGCTGTTGGCGCAAGCAGTTGATCCTGTCTTCCAAACATTGCAACTGCTTGCGTGTCAAGCGCTCTTTCAATTCGTTGAGGATCATGGTTTGCACCTGCGCAAACGCTCGCGCCTGAGCGCAGTCAACGTGCGCGGCGTTTGCGTCCACCTCCAACTGCATCTCCTCAATCGTTGTCATCATTGTGATTTCGTCCATCTTTTCCTCCAAAAAATTGGTTTAAGTTGCAATCGAATGCGCGGCCATCGCCCAGGACTACGGGGCTACGAGGCCCCGTATCCCGCACCAGACGGTAGGTGTGATAAGCACCCGCCTTACCGCCGCCTTTGTTAGAAACGTGCACCCGCACGTAATCCACCTGTTTGAGCTTGTTCACATATCGCCCCACCGTGTCCTCGTGCAAGCCGCACACCATGGCGATATCGCCGACGGTGAAGGTTTTAAAAATTCGCATGGATCGCCAGATCTTTTCTTGAGCGCCCTCCTCAGCAGTCGCCAGCAGCTCCAGATCTGGCGCATCCACACGCGTGATGCGATATCTATCGCAGCTAGAATTGCCGTTTTTTCTGGCACCCGCCAGTTTCACAAACCCGGCAGCACACAGTTTTTTGAGGTACTTGCCCACCGTCGATTTGTCGCAGCCAGATTCCTTCGCAACTTCAGCAATCGTGAAACCGCGCTTCTTGTCGCACATTACGCCCCAGATCAGGTTCAGTGCTCGGTGTCGCATTACTTATCTCCTTTTGCTAAAAACGGACGATCGCCCCACTGCTTCAGTTCGATCCGATCGATGCCCTTGCCCTTGGCGTATTTTTCGATCCGCGATAGCGCGATCTTGCACTGGGCAATGCTGCCCTTTGCTTCCGCCAGGAATGCCGCCACCAGATCCTCGGCAACTTCCACCTCGCACACCGCATCCGCCAGCAACTGCGCGTCCTCCAGGTCAATCGCCTGGAAGCAAATCCGCTGCGTCACGCGGCGGTCTAGTTGCTGGCGTTGCTCCAGGCGACGATCGCACCCCTGCATCCCAATCAGCACCACGGGCAAATCCGCCAGGTCGTGGATATCCCGCAGAGTCTCCACCAGCTTCAGGTTGCCGAATAGGTAGTCCGCTTCGTCAACGAAGAGACTCTTGCCTGTCGAAGCCATGCGCGCCACCACCGCATCCAGGTTTTTAGCAACCGAATGGCGCGGCTCGCCGCCTAGCTCGATCAGGATCTTCGATAGCATTGCCGAGGGAGTCCAGACCGCATTGGCGCGGACATAGATGCCGCGATGCTGATTCAGCAGCCACGACACCGCCGTACTTTTGCCCGCGCCCGTGAACCCGTGCACCAGCCCCATGCGCGGGATCGTGGGATCGGCATCGCGCAGCGCCTGATAAAGCGCCTGAAAGTTAGAAAGGTTTTTGACTTTTGCTAGAATTGGCCGCATACTTACTCCTACTAATGACGTGTTGACCTCAAAGCCTCGGGAGCCTCACTCCCGAGGCTTTTAAACTGCTTTTTGCTGAATAATTTCGGTGGCACCCAGCCACTCAATAAACGCGGCATACTCCTCTTCTTGCCTGTCGTCGTCGCAATGAAATCGAGCCAAAGCGCGTCCCTCCGCCCACCGCAGACACAGCCGCGCCATCCCCCGATCCGCCTCGTCGCACGGCAAGCCCTTTTTCCAGGCGCGAAATACCTTTCGCAGTTCCGGCTTGCCCTCGACAATGTCTTGCGATGGCTTGCGTTCCGGTTCTTGCAAAAAGGCAACGTGTCGCGCCCTGGCTCCCTCGTCGTAGTGCGGCTCCGGCACCGGAGCCAGCGCCTCCAGAGTCCTGGCCGCCTCGTGCAGCGCCTCGGCTGCGTACTCTTCACTGCTTTTGGGTAGCGAGGTCAGCTTGCCGTTGCGCCGCTCGGCAGCGGACAACATCTCATCAACCACGTCCCCAACGTTAGCTTTCTTGGCAAGGGCCTTGAGGGCTTTCTTGCCCGCCTGGATGCGCTCTTTCTGCTTCCGCTTGGCGACAACCGCAGTCTTGGCGCGATCCATGCCCGTGCGTTCCGGGTTCTCGGCGACGCAGATAAATTTGCCGTCGCCGTCATATATATAGATGCGGCCCAGGTCGGCGGGGTCGAGACGCGCCTGCACTGGCTGCCCGATATAAGCCTCCAGCTCCACCGCAATAAACCAGCCGCCCTCGATCTGCACGCCGCGCTTCTGTACGGTGCGCGTACCGCCTTCCGCCATCAGCACGTCCAGCAGCCGCTCGTCACTGACCGTGCGAATCGCGCCTTGCGATCCGGTGTAGATCTCGAATGGGGTCTTGCCGCCATGCGCGGTTTTGGCTTCGTGGTGGTACTTATCGCACCAGCGATCCGCAAAGCTTTGCAGTTGCTCGCTGGTCATACCCACTTCCACCACGCCGTCCTTTTGGTAAAGCCTCTCGCTAAAGGATTTTTGGGCGCGGAGTTCCTGGCGATCTGCCACGTTGTGCCCGGTATACCCAGGTAGCAACTCCAGCAAACCGCTCGAAAAAGTCCTAAAAAATCGCTCGACATAGGGCTTTTGCCAGGGACTGAACGGCGCGCACAGATCCCGTTCGATCCGCAAGTCATCCAGCACCCGCGTTATATGGCGGCTGGTATAGTCTTTACCGTTATCGGTCTTTATCGCTTCCGGTACGCCCCACGCCAGGATGGCGCGGCGCAAAAGCGCCAGGATCGCCACGGAGCGCGAGGTCTTCGTCACCAGCAGCATGGCGCGGCGACTAAACACGTCCACTACCGCCACCAGGTGGTAGCGACCGTCTGCGCACATCACGTCGGCAGGCGTGGAGTCGAGCTGCCAGAGTTGATTCAGGCGATCGATCCCTTCGGAATAGCTGCCAAACGCGGCCATATGCTTGCTCTTAAACTTGTCGGGGTTACTCACCGCCGCGAATAGCTGGGCGTTCGTTCGCTTCCAGTCGCGCACCCACCGCGCTACGGTCGATACACTGGGCAGCGCCGAATCAGCAAACCGCGCGTGCATCGCCTCATGGATCTGGACGGCACGGCAGTGCGGGTATTTCGCCACCATGCCCAGCGTGAAATTTCTCAGCTCTTCCTCGGTGTCTATTACTTTGCCAGCCCGTCCCCTATTCTTAGGCTTTAGTCCCTCAAATCCTTCGGTTTCGAGGCGCTTTTGCCAGTTTTTCAGGGTAGAGCGACTCAGTTTAGGCTCCTGCGTCCGTATCCACTGCGGTAGTTCGACTTCGCCGTTATTGTATTTGACGGCGAAATTTTCCTCGCATCTAAGCCTGCTCAAGCCTTCTAGCTTGCAAAAGCCCGTTTGTTCGGCGCGATCGTAAGCCTTCAGGATCTCGTACCGCGCTTCGGCGGTACGGTCTTTTTTGCTGGCTTTGGGATCTGGTGGTTCGATTTCAAATCCGACAACGTTGTCGGATTTGGGAAACTCCGGCGCTACGGCAGGCGGCGTAGCGATCGGAGCTTGCAAACTAACTTCCAACAAGGAGTCATCGCCTGCAAACTTGTCGGGGAAGCGCGCGCGGGCTGCTTCCTCAAATTCTGGTGTCCAGTAGCGATCGGGCAACTGGTACTCTTTGCCGCCGCCGCGTCCAATGCGATCGCGCGATCGCCAGGATTCGCGTATAGCCCTTTCCCGAACCCTGCGATCCGTGGAAGGCAGACCGATCAAACCCGCAAGTTCCAAGGAAGAAAAATATCCCTTCATGCGGCCTCTTCGTTAATCTTGTTCGCCTTTTCCTTTGCGGCGTTTCTCAGGAACTCTGATCGATTTTCGCCAAGAGCCCTCGCAGCCGCGTCAATTAAGTCAAACTCGGCATCCGACAAGCGGACAGGCAGGGTGCGCGTCTTAAGTTTGCTCCGAGTCATGTGCGGTGTATCGTACAGTATACATTCTTTGTACAGTACACCGCACAAACTCGTCAAGTAGGCGGCTATTGAAATTTACTTCAGGTGTACTCTATGCTATACATTAGAAATGTAAGGTGGAATATTGCTATGAACGCTCCAGTTATCACAACCGAAGGGAAGCGGCTCCTGGGCAAACTCCTCAAGGAGTCCAGGGAGGGGCTGGGACTATCCTTGGACAATCTTGTCTTACTGATCGAAAAACAAACGGGAAGAACCTTAAGCAAATCAACAATTAGCGGGCTAGAACGCGGCAACGCTAAGCCAGAGTGGGACACCCTATCTATACTCGCATCAGCCAGGTATATAAAAAAAGAAACGGGATCGCCCTATGCAACCGCCGAACTATTTGAGATAGCCTGCCAATCTCAAGAAGATCGGGCAGCAAACTTTCGCCACGCGATCGGAGCAGCCTAACGTCCGAGATCGTCCGAGTTAACGTCCGAGATCGTCCGAGTTAACGTCCGAGATCGTCCGAGTTAACGTCCGAGATCGTCCGAGATCGTCCGAGTTAACGTCCGAGATCGATCCAGTTAGCGTCCGAGTTAGCGTCCGAGTTAGCGTCCGAGT includes:
- a CDS encoding Mu transposase C-terminal domain-containing protein, which gives rise to MKGYFSSLELAGLIGLPSTDRRVRERAIRESWRSRDRIGRGGGKEYQLPDRYWTPEFEEAARARFPDKFAGDDSLLEVSLQAPIATPPAVAPEFPKSDNVVGFEIEPPDPKASKKDRTAEARYEILKAYDRAEQTGFCKLEGLSRLRCEENFAVKYNNGEVELPQWIRTQEPKLSRSTLKNWQKRLETEGFEGLKPKNRGRAGKVIDTEEELRNFTLGMVAKYPHCRAVQIHEAMHARFADSALPSVSTVARWVRDWKRTNAQLFAAVSNPDKFKSKHMAAFGSYSEGIDRLNQLWQLDSTPADVMCADGRYHLVAVVDVFSRRAMLLVTKTSRSVAILALLRRAILAWGVPEAIKTDNGKDYTSRHITRVLDDLRIERDLCAPFSPWQKPYVERFFRTFSSGLLELLPGYTGHNVADRQELRAQKSFSERLYQKDGVVEVGMTSEQLQSFADRWCDKYHHEAKTAHGGKTPFEIYTGSQGAIRTVSDERLLDVLMAEGGTRTVQKRGVQIEGGWFIAVELEAYIGQPVQARLDPADLGRIYIYDGDGKFICVAENPERTGMDRAKTAVVAKRKQKERIQAGKKALKALAKKANVGDVVDEMLSAAERRNGKLTSLPKSSEEYAAEALHEAARTLEALAPVPEPHYDEGARARHVAFLQEPERKPSQDIVEGKPELRKVFRAWKKGLPCDEADRGMARLCLRWAEGRALARFHCDDDRQEEEYAAFIEWLGATEIIQQKAV
- a CDS encoding DUF1778 domain-containing protein codes for the protein MTRSKLKTRTLPVRLSDAEFDLIDAAARALGENRSEFLRNAAKEKANKINEEAA
- a CDS encoding helix-turn-helix domain-containing protein; amino-acid sequence: MNAPVITTEGKRLLGKLLKESREGLGLSLDNLVLLIEKQTGRTLSKSTISGLERGNAKPEWDTLSILASARYIKKETGSPYATAELFEIACQSQEDRAANFRHAIGAA